One Ostrinia nubilalis chromosome 4, ilOstNubi1.1, whole genome shotgun sequence DNA window includes the following coding sequences:
- the LOC135071506 gene encoding large ribosomal subunit protein bL20m — protein sequence MVFLTVANWVRARGPDEYWRKRRIFKLAAHYIGRRRNCYSIAVRNVHRALAYATKARQLKKQDMIDLWNTRITAACEQHNITYYTLKEGLDRANIMLDRKSLSDLASWEPRTFESLAAVAKQKIEYDGFIDGTDKKHPTGVNLNLKDVMLEAWLKEKK from the coding sequence ATGGTGTTTTTAACTGTTGCAAATTGGGTGAGAGCTCGTGGACCTGATGAGTATTGGAGAAAACGGAGGATATTCAAATTGGCAGCTCATTATATCGGCAGGCGAAGAAACTGTTACTCAATTGCTGTTCGTAATGTTCATCGTGCCTTAGCTTATGCTACCAAGGCTAGACAATTGAAGAAACAAGATATGATAGACCTGTGGAATACCAGAATCACCGCAGCATGCGAGCAACACAATATCACATATTATACTTTGAAAGAAGGATTAGACCGGGCCAATATAATGCTGGACAGAAAATCATTATCAGACTTGGCTTCTTGGGAACCGCGTACATTTGAATCTTTAGCAGCAGTCGCAAAACAAAAAATTGAATATGATGGCTTTATAGACGGAACAGACAAGAAACATCCTACAGGAGTTAATTTGAACCTGAAAGACGTAATGTTAGAAGCGTGGCTAAAAGAAAAGAAGTAG